AAGTACAAAAAGAGGTGCATgagggtgaagaagatggtgatggAGTTGAAGTAGATGGTGAAGGTGATGATGACTTACAAGAGGTGGATaagggtgaagaagatggtgatgtTGTTGAAGTAGATGGTGAAGGTGATGGTGATTTAGATGGTAATGTGGAAGTAGAAGTAGAAAGTCTTTTTGACAGTTCAGACAACAAGATTGATGATGATGGTAGAGGTTTGTCAGATGAGGAGTGGAAATCTGAAGAATTACTTAGTGCAACATATAATGATGAAGAGGTTAATGACAATGAAGGTTATGGGAGGTTTGGTACGTTTTGATTGTGAAAAAGTATGGTAGACTTTACATAGGAAGTAGGGACTTTTTTTGTAGAAAAACAAGATATTTTAGATTATGTAAAAGGGCATGCTTTGGAAAATGGGAGgaatataaagtttgtaaaaaatgacaaaacaaGATTGAGGATGAAGTGCTTTGGTGAAAAATGAGAATGCCCATGGACCATATATTGTGCTTATATGGAGGCTGTGAAATCATGGCAGCTGAGAACTAAAAAAGACATTCATACCTACAGTAGGGAGTTCAACCTCAAGTTACTTGATGCCAAGTGGTTGAGCAAAAAGTTGGAGAAAACAGTAAGGAAAAATCCTAAAATGAAGGGTGTAGATATTCGTGAAAAAGTTCAAAGGAAGTGGAACATAGGTATATCTAGGTGTGTGGCTTATAGAGCCAAAGCTATTGCTTCTAATCACATTGGTGGGTCCTTTAAGGAACAATATAAGAGGATATATGATTATGCAGATGAGTTGTTGGGAAGAAATCAGGGATCTACAGTTAAGGTTCATGTTGAGGATAATGAGGGTGAAGTAATTTTCAAGATATTTTATTGTTGTCTAAAGGCATGCAAAGACAATTTTGTCTATTGTAGGACAATAATTCGATTAGATGGAGCCTTTTTGAAAGGGAAGTATGGTGGTGAGTTGTTCACAGCTGTTGGGAGAGATGGAAATGATCAAATGTTTCTCATTGCATATGCGGTGGTAGAAGTAGAAAACAAAGATTCATGGTCGTGGTTTCTGAATCTTTTGATTCATGATCTTGGTGGTGAAGAAGTATGTTCAGCAATAACTTTTGTGTCAGACTAACAAAAGGTAATAGTCATATTTAATTTTGGTAATAGTCAATGAAGACGCATTCAAGCATTTGATAGTCATCCATCCAAGGTTTATCTTTTGAATTTCACTCTATCGTAGTAATTACCTAGTTGTTCAACATAATTTTTGTACTTATTTACTCTTTCTAATTTATACCACTTATTGTATTAAGTATGTTTCGGGAAAACATAACTATTTTGCAAGTCTCTATTAATATATCTTTTGGGCCTAACAGTTGCAATTTGATTAAAAGGATTTGGGTATACTCACTATAAGAGAGGAGGAAGAAAAACCTAAAGGAATTCCACTCTGGAAGTTCCATATCTCCCTGTCATAAAACTCAACTTAGTATTCAACTAGATCAAGGGGTGTATTATGCAGTGTAGTGGATTACTAGCAGTGTGTTGTGTTTTGGGGTGAACTCAATGAGGCTAGAACACATTTTCCAgcgtttaaaatttatatgcatAATTGTGTATGAGTGCATACATAAATTAGATGTTGTTGTTTTGCTTTAAAGTTTAAGAACAAGGTTTATGTTTTCATATACTATTAACATATGTTTACATCATATGTTGTAGATACTGGTCAAGGTACAGATTCAGTCCAACACCAAAATATGACACATTGGTCAACAGTATGAGTGAGACTTTCAATAGTGTTCTGGTTCATACCAGGACTAAACCAATCATAACAATGCTGAAAGAAATCAGGGTGTACATCATGCAAAGATGGGCAAAAAACAGGTCTAAGATACAGTCCTTTGCACGATCAATTTGTCCAAAGATCCACACCAGATTTACAAAGGAATCCCAATTAACCAATCATTGGATTCCTAGGTAAACTTTCTTCATTACTTCTGAATTGTGTTGTACTTTCTTCTTTCCTATGtaaactttctttatttttgctATACTTTGTTCACAGCTGATCAGCAAATAAATTGTTTGAAGTGAGACACGTCTCCCACAGTGGACAAAAATTTGTTGTAAACATAGACGACTTGTCATGCTCCTGTAGGAGATGGAGCATCAGGAATTCCATGTTATCACTCCCTAGCCACAATGAAGTTTCTCAATATTGATGGACAACAGTTCATTTCAACTTGCTTTATGAAGTCTACCTGTGAAGAAACATATGCATCAAGCGTATACCCCATCAACGGCAACAACATGTGGAACCTAACACCATATCTGAATGTCATGCCTCCTAGGAAAAAAGTTATGCCTGGAAAacctaaaaggaaaagaagactgGAATAGTGGGAGATCAGAAAGGATGATTCTCGATTGAGCAAGGCTGGTTTGCGCAAGAGATGCAGGCTATGTAGGGAGGTTGGGCACAACAGAAGTCGTTGCCCCAAAGCAACCCAACAAAGCACTCATGTCATCATCACAATTATTTGAAGTTTGTCATGACCCTAAAGCTCAACCATAGAAGTGTGTATGAATGCCAATGATGCCAAGTTTAAGGATCTTATCATGTAATAGTTCACTTCTAAGGAACAATGTTCatggtttttttattatgtactTTATGAATGACAATGATGCATATGTTTTGGATGTGTTTACTACAACTGCTTTTATGACTTGTTATAGCAGTGATGAAAGACTATTGTGGAATAGTAGAACTGCATATACCAATTTCtgaaaattgaagatttatgACTTGTGACTTGTTATATGAGTTTTGACTTCTAATGCTGAATTTATGTGTTTGATAATGTTACTGATGTAAAAGTTGTGATGAAAGACTAGTTGTGATGAAAGACTCTGGGACTGCAATGTTTGGAGTAGGTCTGATCCCATTTGGTCATTATATGACTTCCCTAACTTTTACCTCTAAAGTAAATGAACCTGTATACAACCACTTTATAGTATAATCTTACATATCAATAAGAACATAATGAGATGTTGTTAAATTACTCATGGATTTgcaagtttaaaattttttaaaagagtgGAAAAATTTGCATgtccaaaagaaaataataccAAAAAGCATATACAACAAGGACATGATTGAGTGGAGAATTCCACTTCCAAGTGTTTTGGGACGTTCTTTTAGATCATGTGGCGAAGCTATGCAGTTCCACCTTTTGTACTTTATATTGGAATCATTGTAAGATCTACTTAAGGTTGTTGTCAAATTATccatttatgtttttctttcttaaggTTTGGTGCACCGAATTCAAAGCAGTGTATGCGCTGTTTTTCAATCCTCTGGTTCCTTTACAGCCATGACAGTAAAATTGCtattaactttataattttgtgTTGAACATGACAACAAATACCACACCCTATTCGCCTTATTTTAGTGTCCATACATAATTTGACAAACAACTCTGATTCATTGATCTCAACATGTCTGCATTAAACCAAAACCTTAATTTATTACGATTCCCACTTGAGTAACacaacttcattcattcatataGCCAAATACATTATTATAGTTGATACCATCCTAACAAAACGAAAAACCCTCCTAATTTCATCTTAACAAAACGACCAACACTACCACATTATGGATTTATGATCCATattgaaattacaataatattaagcATACAAATCAAACAAACCAACCCTATCAACACCTTTATCCATTTCTCCACAACCTTAACAGATTTCTACAAATCACTCATCATCTTCGTTCCACCTCCTATTTCTTTTGTCTTTAACAAACACTCATGCTTTCATTCCCACTTCAAATTCATATAGCTTTTTTCAATATTATCGTCACAACATCATTTGAAGAAATTGCAACCACCTTCTTCATGTCCattctgtaaaaaaaaaaccaattaaaaCGACTTCTACTAACACAGACAACTACTCTTCCACGTTCTTTTACCTTGTATTTTGGGGCAGCCCCAAAATTTTTTCCCTCTGTTCTTAGAAGTTCGAGATGTTCTTACCACTTTTTTCTCTTCACATAGGCAAACGGGTGATACATCATCAATCGTAGATACTCCACCACCACGATAAATGACATTAGAGTTTTGATTTCGCCACCCATTGCATGTCGAAGATGAACAAGAATGCGACTTCTGCATTTGATTATCCATCTCTTCCagttaaacaaaaacaatcttTTTTTTCTCCCACGAACCCTAATACCAAGCCCCAATCTTCTTTCCCCAATCTGATTTCGATTTTTAAATTGCAGAAAAAGGGCTGtacttaatttaatatgttttgcCCACTTTGCccttaattaaatttcatttcccCTCTTTGCACTCtgttttttaatacaaattacACTTTACacacgtttttaatgccacgtcAGATTAAACAATACCTTGAGCATGCCACGTAAGGCCATCTTAAACgtcgtttgtccaatttgacggcAATCctctatttgtttcaattttacaaaaataaggactcaattgagacacAGAACAAGTaggggacctatttgagattttggacgaaaatagggacctaccaaAACATTAAACCAATATTTAAcctattaaaagtaataaataacactgataagaaaatttttttaatgtggatttgataacaataacaaattaataaaagactttaaaatgattttagtgAAACAAGCTAGTTTCACTATTTTCCCGAAATAGATTTATCATCGATTATCTaaagattattgttcaattaattattgtttttaaatttcaaattaattaaagtaaattcttaattaatttgtttgcgTTCTCACtcttaaccaaagtagattctcaattaaaagcaaaaaaatttagattattcataataaatttaaccaaagcacattcttaattaaattttattatgcttaatcatgtctattctttttTATCGTTATcaagtaaaaagttaattaatcaaagtacattattgattaattattattaaagttttttgTACTGATgaaagtacattatcaattgGTAACAAAAACCCATTCAATCACACAAAAGTTCCTAACTTTAATGAAAGTATAtttcaatcaaaattaaaaatcattaaactcATGTTCAACATGCATATAAATAACCTTGCTAATTATTTATGAAGATAAAAGTAGATTCTCAAAGGAGAGAACTTTTtagattattcataataaattcaaccaaagtataTTCTGAATTAAATtctattatgattatttatgtCTATTCTTTTAGCTCTTTACCAAGTAAAAGTTAATtgatcaaattatattattgaataattattgttaaagtTTTTATCCCTAATCAATatattctcaattgatagtaaaaactcATTTAAGTACATGAAAGTTcctaactttaatcaaagtatattctcaattaaaattaaaaaccattaGACTCTAATGATCAagagtcatatatatatatatatatatatatatatatatatatatatatatatatatatatatatatatatatatatatatatgatgtaaAACCATTACTTTTTATGTAATTCAGAGATAAAAGACATAGATAAATGATAACCCaaaacaataatcaaaagaacaaagtcattattttaatctaacattagaatccataatgaaattagaGTGGAATCAACTCTAGAAGCTTTTTCCTCCATGGATGAGGTGAAATACATaataaatgaaaggaaaagtaagaaaaaaggTGGCAAGAAAGTGACAAATGTGATGGATGACATTTGCACAAAACCAGAGTTGCTAATACCCCTTTTCTGCTTCCCCTACGACTCTTTATATAGAAGACTAAACTTTGTATATGACTTTTCTGTTGCTATATATCTTGCAGGGTTTATGCTAATATGacttttgttaataaaatcttcataaattaacttttaaaaatatttttgtttatagatatttaaaacatatccaaacttttaaaaaagattttggaaaataatatttttagttaataatttatgataattaaataaggaaattttttaaaatatcaaataagttagtaataaataaattgttgcCTTCTTGGTAAAAAAGTAGGTTTTGAGTTGTCCATCTTTTGGAGCGTATAAGTAATGTAAGGGGTGTAAAACATATACTTTCAGAATTTGTTGATTTTGACCTTTATTTTTGAAggtgttttgtaatttttatcaattcatTTTCATACCTCAAATAACTTAACTTCAGCTACATCAAcaaacattataatatttaaaaataatttatacaactaaaaattagtttttaagacatttttattttactcacAGAAAGAACTTAATCTTAATGATAAGCTTAATGAAAAATTGTCATTTGACTCCTAGGAAGCAAGATAATACTTTGAAGAAAATTTACCACTCTCACAAAAGTaaattcttaataatttctTGAATTCTTAATATATTCTAAAGTCCTTATATACAATGCAGagagaaatttaaattttaaaatttaaaatctaaaatgatCAATGGCTTATGTTTCGGGTGTAGTGTCAAGGATTACAATGAGACATTCCTTTACACTTTTTTCTAAGTCTCTTTGCATTGTCTTATGTATCCATAGTTAAATTCATTTTAGATTCTTGATGTTTAAGTTGCAAATCATGTAGACGGATACCTATCAAAGGCACTCTAACGCTCAAATCAATACTTTAGCTTTTTGGCTATCATAGTAATGttttaaattcacaataaatggAATCACATACCTACTTACCTCAAACTCGTATTTATAGGTTTCGAGATGGACTTGCGATTAGCAAAACCATAATTGCGGCCAAATACTTGGTAAGTATGTTTAGCATGTAAACTTAATTATGTGTTGTACTTAAGGCTTTTTGAGAGTCTGAGATCGATCAGTCACATATTCGTCTAACTGTTCGATCGAAGGATTATGTTTCAATCTTTCATCCACAAGTTCTATGGCTAGTCGTGTGTGCATATGGTACAACTTAGATAAGCTTTATTccttattcatattttcaatcTCTTTATTGAACCTTGCTCTGGCTGAAATTTTAGTTGTCCCAAGTGTGCTTAGTTGACTTTAGTTTGATCATTGTTTCCATGTCTTCCAATGTCCATAACCCCTAGCTTTATTGATCTAAATAGACACATACAAAATTACCATTTTCACGTATTTTATAAACGAAAACAatacaatcaaattaaattctaattataaAGATAACAATAAAAGTAAACTATGCTCtacataaacatttttatttacttaaaacCAATAAAGATCTTCCCATGCATGCACTCATAATAAGTATTGCTATATAATAAGGAATCCTTCATTCCTTATCCTCTCAATGAGAGTTATTTATTTGGTTTCATCTTTGTCTATCTATAACCAGAAGTGACAAGAAAGAATACTTGGAGTTGTTAGATATTAAAATGAGATAGTTAAGAATGGATATGtgtacttaaaaaattattcgaGGAAGTTATACCCTTAGAAGATCAAAGATGAAGCTGTAGAAAGTTTTAAGAGCTAGAAGCATATAATGGAGAACCAAAACAATGAAATGATGAAGAGCTTCTTAACAAATGCTATAGTCTTGACTTTTGTTCAAAATTTTTCAACAACTTCTGTAAGTAGAATGACATAGTATGACATAAGACGATAGGTAAGACTCCTAAAAAAACGAGCAAGAAGGGAGATTCAATAGTACCACCATAGAAATAGGAAAGATGTATATGATGCTGAGTGTTGGAGTCCCAAAGGAACTTTGATTCTTACTTTCAATAGATGACACTTAAATGCTCTTGATATGAAGATGTGGAAAGAAATTTGGTTAGACCATTCCAAAACTTAGTATATGGTATTTTCATCTATCATAGTATATAGTGCATCTAATGTATTTTCATGGAGTCTAAATGTGAAAcacatgtttattttgttaagtGATACACGACATGATTCAAAGAAAGTTTATTATGTATGTTGTAAATGCATATTCCTTATGTAAAACGTGACATTACTTGTTAGATAGAGTTGAAATATTGATTATGTTTGGAGAGAGCATTTACCACATGAAAAATGTAACAGTTGAGTAATTCATTTGAAGAAGAACTTGTAATGTTTGTGACAGAGGCTTCAAGATTTTAAAGAACATGTGTATTAATTTCACAATACTCCTATCTAATCTCATGTATTGATACTTTTTAAGAATGTCTTCGAATTCAGTTCCTTATTACTTAAAATGAGGCATCTTTTAACGACCTATTGAGTTTGTTGATATTCAATCTGAACCATTAGGTCCATCAAAATCCTAGAGCAGGATATTGCCTTGAGAGATACAGAACTAGAGcagaaattttctcaaattacTTTTGGGGGAAGTGAATACATCTCTAAATTTATTGAGGAAGGTTagatataaaacaaaaagaaattgtgAACAAAGGAAAATCTGTGTAATTCctgaataaaatttaagtaaaatatcTGTAGCTATGATATGTTAAAAATAGCCATAAAGAATTAGACATTACTGAATCATTGATCAGATTCACTTCCATGACCTTGAAGCATCTCAACTACTTGGCTCATGGTAGGCCTTGAATCTCTGTCTTCCATTACACAGTTCAAAGCCACTGTTGCCAACATTTCCATCTTACTTCTATCATAATCAGGTCCAATAGCAGGTTCAACTATTTGTTCCACCCAATCTGAGTCGGTGTtgcttcttttttctctcaccCATGCCACTAGCCTCCCATCATATGTCTCTCCACCATCAATTTCTTGGACACTTGTTGTGCTTTTTCCAGTTACCAGTTCCAAAACAACAATTCCATAACTATAAACATCCACCTTGGATGTGATTGGCAAGTTAAGAACCCACTCTGGTGCCATATACCCTCTGGTTCCTCTGATCATAGAGATGCTTGGATTGTTGGGGTTGTTTCTGTTGAGGAGCTTCGACAAGCCAAAGTCTGCTAACTTTGGCTCATAATTGGAAtctaaaagtatattttgtgGCTTTATATCACAGTGCAAAATCCACTCCAAGCATTCTTCATGCAGATATGCTAGAACTCTTGCAGTTCCAATTGCAATGTTGTATCTCATACTCCAATCAAGGGAGTTGGATGAGAGATTTTGTGCCAAAGAACCATTCTCCATATACTCATACACCAACAACCTATGCTTTCCCTCAGCACAATATCCCCACATTTCAATCAAGTTCATGTGGTTAAGCTTTCCAATGAGGCTCACTTCAGCAAGGAATTCTCCTTCTCCTTGTTTAGCTTCATTCAGTCTCTTAATTGCTGCATGTCTTTCATCTGATAAAATACCTTCGTACACAACCCCTCCCCCACCTCTTCCAATCTCCTTACTGAACCCCTTTGTAGCCTTTTTCAACTCGGAGTAGCTAAATTTTCTGAATCCCGTTGCTGTAAGATGGTACCCCTTTTGATCTGCATTAGACTTTCGGTTGGTTCTAATTAGGAAGCACCAAATCACGAAAGCACAAACCATTTCAAAAGCTCCAAGTGCGGAAGCAAACCACAGAAAAACAATCACAATACGGCTTCCGTGTGACTTTACATAATCTCTTTGAAGTTGAACTGAACAAACTCGAAGAACATGTGCACTGTCAGTAGAAGATTCTTTCACAGAGAACGTATAACCTTTGGTCACTCTCAAGTATGTTGTTCCTGTGAATCTGGGTAAACGCCTTCCATTGAGCAATTGTGTTTTGGTATAACACTTGAAGGCTATGCCCTTTTTGTCAGTATAGGAGTGCTGAAACCCTACACAACTACAATTTTGCAAGCACAGTTTCTCACAAGCAGTAAAATTACTAACTTCtacataataaaaatcataCCCGTAAAATTCCACACCCTGCATCGCCAAGAAGGTAGACTCATTCTGATCGCAGGTGAGATCAAACATGGGCTTACACCCATGAGACCAATCACTGAGGTTGTTCCATCTGTACCCTGGAAGACACTCACACTTTTTCCCCCTCTCGTGATCATAAGCACACGTGCTGTTGGCTCCACAAACCCCATGAATATGGCAACCATTAGTAATTGCTTGCCACGAAACATACCACTTCTCTAACACACTATTTCGACTATACACTCGGAAATTACCATCAGGGTCCAGTTTCAACCTTCTCTGCAGCATGGTTCCATAATCTGATGTTACACAAGTGAAGTTATCTGAGGAATGAAAGACCCCAAAAGAATTCAACACAGCAATTCTACTGCTATTGAATAAAGTTCTACCAACATCCCAACTTACACGATAGGGACTAGGCCAGTAGGGGCTTGAAACATCAGGGCCATCATATAGAAGACGAAGAATGTTATCATCGCCGAAATACAGCTTGTAGAAACCAGATGAATGGTTAGTGTGGCTTCTTGAAGACAAAAGATGTGTGTATCTGGTAAGAGGCTGACCAGGAACGAGAGTGTCGGTCGGAAAATCGAAACTTTGCCACAGAACGGTTCCTTGAAGCTGGCTTAACACTAGATTACCGTCGTCTCTGAGATGCAACTCTACTGGGTCTAACGAATCGGTGTTTGAAGACCAAGCAGTGTTGTAAGAAGCATCAACTAAGACAACGTTGCCATCGTTTGTGAGGGAAATTTTGGAGCGTTTTCCATTGACAGGTTGATCACGGTTTGCCATCCATATGACAGTGCTGGGGCTGTGAAAATGAGGCTCTGTGAACCATATTGCAAATGAATATGCGTTCTCACCAACGGCTATAAAGCCTGCAGAAAAGATGGCGTTTGGTGAGATGAGAATATGGTGTGGATTTTCCACAGAGAGGGAAGAACCCATTCTCAaggatgatgaagaagatgaacgcTGGAAATACATTAATGGTAGAAGAAGGAGTGTGATTGACAAAGCCTTAGTCATACTCAATGCAAGTTATTCAGTGTAGTTGTTGAACTACTGTAAAAGAAGACACATGCTAATATATAGACAGTTTCACGTCTAAAATGATTGTTCATTAGATTCACACacacttttttaatattgatttgatatatatatatatatatatatatatatatatatattatcttttcaaaagtacaaaaaatttatttttctaataactattttaattttatattatatgtcaaataaatataaacatatatattattttaccactaaaagaataagataaatatttagttaattaaagtatttgttagtttctttaatattaattacaaattaatcTTAATGTTCATGagccaattttttaaaattaaataagtgtttaattatttcaatcGTTCGAATAAAagtaattgaattaaattttaaattttttattattggtaAATTTTCTTATAAGAGTGATATTTATGATACtggttaatttttgtataagtATGATTAGATTaagttaactaaaaaaatattagtttaaataaaatttgatactaaaaggaTCAATATTAGTCGATATATGTTtagcttatttttaattagattaataAGTTTCACTGATTAATAAGTTTCACTGCTTTTAGACTGActaatttttaataactataattataattttgaaaagttgaaCATAATACGGTTTTATTTAACTTTAGTTCTTTCATAATTAGACTTAATATCATTTGATTAAATTCTAAATTGTCAACCGTCCATACAATAAAATAGCTACCCTGCATGCTAGTGCATTACCTTAAATAAttatgaagatgatgaaaatgTAGACTTTCGAAATTAGTGAAGGCCACGTAACTTTGAAGAATgacttatcttatttttaatttttgtaggAGAATGACTTTTCATTAGCAACTAAACAGAGAAAACAAACATTGCCTTTATTGTTCCCTCAGTTGCACGTTGCGAATAGTTGAAAACAGAGATTTCTTTTGAGatcaaattgtataaattccgtTGTATTTTCTGTAGTAGAAATATAGAGAAAAGGataattaataaagaagaaaaaaaggttaaTGGCACGTTTGGAACAGTAAAGACAATGTCACATGCAGAATTTCGTGACATTCGATTTACATAAGTTACGTAACAAGaataataatcttttatatataattt
This sequence is a window from Vigna angularis cultivar LongXiaoDou No.4 chromosome 2, ASM1680809v1, whole genome shotgun sequence. Protein-coding genes within it:
- the LOC108322780 gene encoding putative receptor protein kinase ZmPK1; translated protein: MTKALSITLLLLPLMYFQRSSSSSSLRMGSSLSVENPHHILISPNAIFSAGFIAVGENAYSFAIWFTEPHFHSPSTVIWMANRDQPVNGKRSKISLTNDGNVVLVDASYNTAWSSNTDSLDPVELHLRDDGNLVLSQLQGTVLWQSFDFPTDTLVPGQPLTRYTHLLSSRSHTNHSSGFYKLYFGDDNILRLLYDGPDVSSPYWPSPYRRRLKLDPDGNFRVYSRNSVLEKWYVSWQAITNGCHIHGVCGANSTCAYDHERGKKCECLPGYRWNNLSDWSHGCKPMFDLTCDQNESTFLAMQGVEFYGYDFYYVEVSNFTACEKLCLQNCSCVGFQHSYTDKKGIAFKCYTKTQLLNGRRLPRFTGTTYLRVTKGYTFSVKESSTDSAHVLRVCSVQLQRDYVKSHGSRIVIVFLWFASALGAFEMVCAFVIWCFLIRTNRKSNADQKGYHLTATGFRKFSYSELKKATKGFSKEIGRGGGGVVYEGILSDERHAAIKRLNEAKQGEGEFLAEVSLIGKLNHMNLIEMWGYCAEGKHRLLVYEYMENGSLAQNLSSNSLDWSMRYNIAIGTARVLAYLHEECLEWILHCDIKPQNILLDSNYEPKLADFGLSKLLNRNNPNNPSISMIRGTRGYMAPEWVLNLPITSKVDVYSYGIVVLELVTGKSTTSVQEIDGGETYDGRLVAWVREKRSNTDSDWVEQIVEPAIGPDYDRSKMEMLATVALNCVMEDRDSRPTMSQVVEMLQGHGSESDQ